One Littorina saxatilis isolate snail1 linkage group LG10, US_GU_Lsax_2.0, whole genome shotgun sequence DNA window includes the following coding sequences:
- the LOC138977814 gene encoding protein hairy-like: MPVTLPEGDHKEYLTEVDQEESTMPDSDEGVESDDGQVTMATSDDQADSSGNSGGGGGGGGGGKITTTDEKKKGRKNNKPKMEKRRRERMNCSLNAMKNLVYEAIGKNPAQYSKQEKAAVLEMTVDFLKNMKNNPTGNVSPDGVESYHAGYKDCMLAVANYLKHQIGAPITLVDSVVDHLFSHSTSLRQMHALHLQQQQQRQQQHLQQIQQLQHQQFLQQQGLAGVVLPQHPAFLAPAHLPGGSAAVSGHHANAPLHSAMLASLASPAWMSQPNQSTLAPPTLMSPATNQARISSFAAAPTAFQTPPPTTKSTTSEGLLLPRQPRASSTPSATSSAASSSRPRMSFDVEHDGYDLGNASPCSPSMSEASSFGSSRMSSPDHHHDTSASRSGSSGFHQHMVTPNRPSSLPLGLSALSPSYDISGDVPRRNNDVILNVVDVRSASTSSQQDGEATDSTWRPW, translated from the exons ATGCCGGTGACTCTACCTGAAGGTGACCACAAGGAATACCTGACCGAAGTTGACCAAGAGGAGAGTACGATGCCGGACAGTGACGAGGGTGTCGAGTCAGACGATGGTCAGGTAACCATGGCAACGTCAGACGACCAGGCGGACTCCAGTGGCAAcagcggtggtggtggtggtggtggaggtggaggcAAGATCACGACTACGGATGAGAAGAAGAAAGGCCGAAAG AACAACAAGCCCAAGATGGAGAAACGACGACGGGAACGAATGAACTGCTCTTTGAATGCAATGAAGAATCTTGTCTACGAAGCCATTGGTAAAAAT CCTGCGCAGTATTCCAAGCAAGAGAAGGCAGCAGTTCTGGAAATGACAGTCGACTTCTTGAAGAACATGAAAAACAACCCCACAG GCAACGTGTCTCCGGACGGCGTGGAGAGCTACCACGCAGGTTACAAGGACTGCATGCTGGCCGTGGCCAACTACCTCAAGCACCAGATTGGGGCGCCCATCACTCTCGTCGACTCCGTCGTCGATCATCTCTTCAGCCACAGCACCTCCCTGCGTCAGATGCACGCCTTGCAtctgcagcagcaacaacagcgtCAGCAGCAGCATCTTCAGCAGATCCAGCAGCTGCAGCATCAGCAGTTTCTGCAGCAGCAAGGTCTGGCTGGGGTCGTTCTTCCTCAGCATCCTGCCTTCCTCGCCCCAGCACATCTGCCTGGTGGTAGTGCCGCGGTGTCCGGGCATCATGCCAACGCGCCTTTGCACTCTGCCATGTTGGCCTCTTTGGCATCGCCTGCTTGGATGTCGCAGCCCAATCAGTCAACATtggccccgcccactttgatgTCACCAGCCACCAACCAGGCGCGCATCTCGTCGTTTGCTGCCGCCCCGACAGCGTTCCAGACTCCGCCCCCTACCACCAAGTCCACTACTAGCGAAGGGTTGCTGCTACCGAGACAACCCCGGGCGTCTTCGACTCCTTCCGCCACGAGCTCGGCAGCTTCGTCCAGTCGGCCCCGGATGTCGTTCGATGTTGAACACGATGGGTACGACCTGGGTAACGCCTCACCCTGTTCGCCGTCCATGTCCGAGGCAAGCAGCTTCGGCTCGTCTAGAATGAGTTCACCCGACCATCACCACGACACATCAGCCTCGCGGTCAGGGTCTAGTGGTTTTCACCAGCACATGGTAACACCAAACCGCCCTTCTTCTCTTCCGCTGGGCCTATCTGCTCTGTCGCCATCTTACGACATTTCTGGTGACGTTCCTCGCCGAAAcaatgacgtcatactgaacgTTGTTGACGTCAGGAGTGCTTCCACTTCTTCTCAGCAAGATGGGGAGGCCACTGATAGCACGTGGAGGCCATGGTAG